The Gopherus evgoodei ecotype Sinaloan lineage chromosome 8, rGopEvg1_v1.p, whole genome shotgun sequence genome segment CTCCAACAAGAATGTTATTTGACCAGAAGTCCCTCAGGCATTCCTGCTTGAAATAACCCTTTAAATCACAAGCGTTAGCATTTGTGATTTGTTAGGGCCTGCTGTATGGAAGACTAAGCTAGTAAGCCCCAGAGGGTGTAACTTCTTACACAAGATGCTTTTCAAAGTGACAACCTAAAGTGATGTATGTTATTGCATTTCTGGTTTTCTCAGTCTCATTAAAAGAAAACACCCCAATCCTTGCAGGAATGGCACCCACATTAAAAAGAGTCTCAAGAGCAAACATCTTCGGAATCAACTAGTTGTAAAGACTCTGCTCCTTTGTGTGTTTTTCGCTGCAAATACGCAATTGGCTCACATCCATGGGGCCCTTTATTCAGACTTTACTCACATCACCATTTTTCTAGAGAGTCATCTGTCAAAACACCTGGGTGTGTAGGTGTGATGTCCACTGAAATAGCTGCTGCCATAGGCCATGGAGATGCAGTGTCTAGGTTCTGTTGCTATAGCTACCTGCATGGTGATAGGTCCTTGGATGGGCAGAGTCTGCACAGAAGGTTGAAGGCTGGCCTGCAGAGCAGAGTAAGAATGCAGTGAGGTGCTAGCACTCCCAGAGAGTAGACTGCTGGGCCTGTGGGCCTGCAAGGAGTCACGGTAAGCAGAGCACAAATCCTGCACTGGAGACTGGAACTGGGAAAGGGCAGTTGAGTGCTGGGCTAGTGGGTGATAACTGGATTGCTGAAAGAGGACCTGAGTTGTGGTTTGGTGGTTCACACTTCCCACTACTTGCTGCTGCAATGttatttgtttttttaccttGCTGGCTTCTTTGACATCTTTCTCATAGTAtctagagaaaacaaaaattaaagcaTAGCATTGTCAAGCAAATGCAACTTATCAGAATGGGTGTAACTATCTGAGGAGTTTCTACAAATTGATTTTCAATTGTCCCCTTGCCAGCCTGTTCCTACATCGTCAGTACAAGTTTTACCATTGACCCTAATGGGCATAGGATTTGGGTGCTCGTTAGCCTGCACAGGTCAGAGATAAAAAGAACTTACTGTGCTTAATAATGTTCATATTTCACCTGTTGGCACTTTGAATAAATTTACCTCTACTAACGGCCATTCTGCACCATTAAAACATTCAGTGGGCATTTTGGGGTACACTTAGTCTACAGCATGAAGAAATCTTAAAACGTGCAGCCGTATTGTGTATCAAGACCCCATAAATGCATAGAACCAATAAGGGAATCCTTTCCAGTCTCTGCTAGCAGGACTTGCCTGCATCCACATAGGCTGGGCTGCTGTCATGATCTATCACAACAGGACAAGCAACCTCCTCTACTGGGGGTCGGGGtaaggggtgagagagagaatgaatagtTCTGGAATGTCTTTGCTGTAAGGGGAATATTGCTATCACTTTACAGCAATGCTTCATACACTAAAAGTGTTATAGCATCGCACATAGAAGCTATAGTGGAAGTCGAATTTTGTGCAGCTTAACCACTCAATTGCATGAATAAATTACCATTCTGGTTGATGCAATGGATTCAAATGCTACCACTGCACCAATATTTAGAAAGATTGCCAATCCCCAACTTTGCTAATATGGGCTGAGATGTACTAATTTCATGTGATCTTGATTACCGCTAAACTAAATGCCATTTGGAGTCTTTTCAGCTCCGCGTTTTTCGAGAGTAATAGAAAGTCTATTTAGAGTTTGAGGAATAGGTTACTTTGGTCCAGCAGTCTTACATTAGCATCATTTCGATACACTGGGCAAGATGCTCCCAGGAATAACACGTTAGCAGCTGGAGCTGTGTAGTCCAAGAGGGAGAAATCTGCATACAGATGCGTGAGGCGCACACACAAGCAGCAGCAATCAGAGATGGTCGAAAGTTGAGGAAAGCATAAtctaaagaaattttaaaaatagtattacGCTCTGATCGATCACCATTTATTCGGCATTCATTCACTCTGTGCACATGCAGCAAGGTGGACCAAGTCAAACTTATAGGCCCACAGAAGTGGAACTTTATATCTGATACAGGGGCCTAAGAGTGGCATTTCGTGCCCAGCAAAAGCCTCCACAAATCAGTATGGAATATTTCAAACTACGACCCTGCTGTGAGCTTCTATCCCCTGCAAGCCAGTCTGATGTGATCCATTTCATGCAAGTTGAATGGATTCTCAGATTCCTAATCAAGTTTTAGCAAGGGTCTCAACTGGAACTAGGTTGGGCCACTTAAACCTTAACCCATTTTTCAGGAATCAAAAATATACTTTAGTTCAAATCTTGCTGCAGCCGAGACGGTGAGCCCCTTTGGCTTTTTAGCAGCTCTCCAAAACCTCTCATCCTCAGAAAGGAAGTAAAAATCCACAGCCCTCATTTCTAGTGACTCTTACTCGGGGGCATCACAGAAAAGTTCTAGGGCTGGGTAATTCCAACCTGCTTTCAGATGCTTGCAAAGAGGGCCATAAGGACTCTTCTAGGAGAAGGGTTCTTCTCTCAGAAGTGCCTTTGATAATTTGCACCATTTGCAGTCCATAGCAATACAGAGGAAAGATATTGCTCTTTGCAGGTATTTGTATTGCACCTACATTGTGCCAGTTTTAAAAGCATTTGTCTGCTATGGATTTTTGCCATTATCCCACTGGAAGACTACCTGAGGGTAAATCTCTACATACCCCACCTCTCACAATTGAACTGAGATATTACCTTGCACTGAGAAATCAAGGAAGTAGTAAGCATATTTCTCCAGGAAAGCTTTGACTTTGGTCAGGGATGTGATGGGCCAGCCATTGTGAAGGTCCTTCTCGCCAACAGAGGCGAAGAGGTAGTAGTCAATATAGTGTGCTGGAGTCGGCAGGCAGAGATTCCAGTTGAAGTTTTCCAAGAGTAGTAGTTCCATCTTGAGCAGGTCTTTTTTATTTAGCACCACATTCACGTTGCACATGTAAGCCAAGTTATTTAACTGCTCCAGCTTTGGAACACGATCCTCCTTTTCTTCAAATTtgccttaaaataaataaaatttaaagatGGATTTCAAAATTGACTCAAAAAAACACTCAGCCCAAGGTCACCTAGATGCAAAGGATCCTACTGCTAGTTGTACATTAGTAAGCACATAGAATTCAAAGATTCATCATGCAGCATGGGGAACCTGCTCTTCTAGCGGGTCTAGCCAGAGTTTTGTGGACTTAAACCCAAAACTCATCAAGGAGTGTATATGCAGATTTGCAAGGGTCTGTGCAAACACTGTATTTGGTCTATCTGTGCAAGACAAAGATGTGCAGCTCTGGTGCACTGGTGAACTATGAGCTCCAGAAGTACTTACTGGGGCaagggaaaaaggaaggaaagtGAGGTCTGATCAAGTCTTGCCATGTGAATATAAGGTATCTTTCAATCTAAGCTTCCTTGTCTTTAAGAGCGACTCAAATATGCCAAATACCAACACTAGATACATGTAAGTCGAGGAGGCCCACACAACTTGAGACAATAGCAAATTTTACAGAGATGGGTACACGCTCGCACTATTATGAAGCTGTGTCACCAGTGTTGTCTTTCCTTAAAGATTTAGTGAAACTGACCCAGCCAAAGGTATTGGAATCCTAAACAAATCTCCCAAAGGATAAGCCCACCTCCCCATGAGGACTTATATCACACTCAAAGGTTTAGCAACAGagtcagaccaaaaaaaaaaaaaaaaaaaaaaaagtgatgattTGCAATTGAGTAGTATTTTCCCTGCAAGGATCTCAAAAGGAGCTTGTTTCCATAGCACAGAACATTTATAAGATTCTTCTATGTGGTATTAAGataaatttacaaaataaaaatctgtccaatttatttttaattagcgCATCTCGGTAAAATGCCTAGCATAATGAGACCCAAATCCCTGGGTGGGTCCTTTGGGTGTTACTTCAGTAGAGATGATTGTGGCAGATAAATaataaaagtgctttaaaaatcatCAAGAAATTTGAAAGAGAGGGAttgaaagggagggagaaaaagcTTGAGTaaattcctcttcccccaaatccATCCAAATAAACCCAAGCAGATTTTAAGCATGTTTTTTAGAACAGTACTGAACACCACTGGCCCTTGTATATCCTTGCTGCTGTTATCCCATATTCAGCTCACCCAGTGCAGCGTCTTTGCAGTGCAGCTCAGGCTCAGATGGttgtaaaatgtttaaatacAAAAACCCGACCTAAAAATCAGTCACCATAAACATAAAGAGGTTGTAAAAAGAAGAGCCTATAAAATATAATGCAAAATCAGAAGATACAAAGTGCAGTGAGATATGGGAAAGAACAAGACCTCTCTATTTGTTCTCCTATCTTCCCTCTGATAAATCCCTACATTTTTATTCTAGTATTCAAACAGCTATCAGTAGCTGAAGGAGTGCACATCAATCCCATGATCAGGAAAGTCTTAGAATATGGTTAGACAAGACATTCAAAATTTGGTTCGGCGATCAAGTATCAGCAAGACCCACAACTTGGTTCTTCCTTTGGATATACAATGGCAGTTCCCTGATACACAAGTGCAGATAAATTAAGAACACTAATACACTTCCAGGGAAGTCTAAAGACACCAGTGGCCTTTTCAAAAAAGAGTGGTCTAAATAACTTGTTCCTTGAGTTTAACCATCCACCTACTTTTCTCTGATTTAGAATTTGCTTTCTGCCTTACAACTAAGTAATCCCATCTTTGCAGCCATCTTGAATTAGATTGACTGCATCTGCTTAACAATAATTTATCTATTAAACATTTGTTCAGGATCTTATAGAAGCAGATGTTGGAATTCATTAGCATTTTTATACATAGTGGAAAGCTTGGCAGCACATCCTGGGAGATGCAATTGCATTCTGTAGGAAAACTGTATTTCAATATGAAAAGAGAATCTGCTTCTATTTTAAGAGTTTTATTCTGCACATGGTTTCAGAAGTGAACAAAAAATCCAAGATAAGCATGTATCTAAGCAAAACAATCTGCTAAACTATGAACTGTGACATTTAACTTCTCAGATAATAGAAATATATACTGGAAAAAACAAGCCATTTCTACAGCAAGTtatcttttttgggaaaaaaactgtTCTGAACCTAAGCATTTGCTATTTAAATAGAGAGAACAAGGCAGTAGCTATAGTGCTAACTCAAAATGTAACTGCTTTAAATAAgagtctattttaaaatatatactccTAATGATTGGGTATATAATGGAGTCCATAGAAAAACTGTAACCTATTAAAAATACACACTTCTCTTATCTATTGACAAATGCCTTTCTGGTCATGTTGGGGTTTTAGCCATCACTGACATCAATTTATTCAATACCTTTGTTTAAAAACCTCAGATTCTCCCAGATTTCTCATGGAAAGGGACAGGAAAACACCTCAATTTCTGAGCATTCTATAGTATATAGATAGACCTATCAGGAAAATCATGTTACTGTCGAGTAAAAACTGGCTTCAAGAAATCAACTAACACACGCACTTAACCCATTCTTTTCATGAATGATGTGTTGAAGATGAGTGCCTGTATATCATTTTAGCCAGAATTTCAGCTCTTTCTAGTGCAAATATGTCcctcttgttttcttttccagcAGCACTGACACTCCATAGGTCTCTAACCAAGTAGGTACCCAAGTACTCTTAGTCCCTTCTGCAGTGCTGGCCACCTAAATGAGAGAAGCTCAATACTCCTACTGCTAGTTAGATCAAATTACAAGCTTAAAAGACAAGACCATAATACCCTTCCTCAACCTCTGTCATATGCCTTGCAAGGTGCCCCTGTCATGACAATGATTCAACAGAccctagtaaaattaaaaagggagcAATGAAGAGATTAGTACCACCAATTTCACTGGATTGGGCAAGTGGAGACTTGAAATTACAAATATTCAGTAATGTTATACAAGTGCCCAAAACAGAAAAATCTTACCATGCTACCAAAACTATCAACACTACTATGCATATACccctgtggttttttttgttttgtttttaaatatgcacACACAATATGTTGGGTTACGTGTGGCGAGGGAGAAATACACCTTAAAAAGTATAAATTGCTTCAGTGGTACTTTTGAAGTTGTGTTGCCTAGTGATTAGAGCAAATACTTGCATCACCAAAGTCTCATGGCCAACAAGACCTGAATTATTAATGCCAATTTAATttacttcttttaaaaagaaaaatcactccCTTTCAGGCTTTCACAGGGGctaaagaagttttaaaaaacattgtcatTTCCCTTTTACACACCAACTTTTAAGGTATGTTTTCACTTCAGAGTTACCTCTGGCTCTCACTCATGTTTTATCCTTAATTCCCCTACCCTTCAAACACAATTCCCCCCTTTCTCTCACATTTCAGCCAGGGCTGATGGCTCATCTAGGGATATAGTCTAAAGCTTGGGCAACAACAAGGACACAAAACTCAGGTATTGCTTTGCAGAGTGGCTGCTCGCACCCAGGCTATACTAACTCAGATACCAATGAGCCAAATTAACTCTGCAGTGGAGAAATGTCCTAAAATAATTTACCACAAAAGGTTAGTGACTGCCAGATTTAGGTCTGGTTCACACTTGGAAACCTGAATCAATTGAAAAGATTTAAATCAGAAGTTTGCGCCAATATAATTAGATCAATTTTAAAGAGATTTTGTTACACTGCTGAAAGTTTTCCCTAACATATATATAGAAGCCCTAACTTACTCACATGGATGCGTTCTCTTTCAATATGGAACTAGTCAGCTGTGATTAAAGTGACTTCTCTTCAACATCCTGCACTAAAAGTATTATTTTTCAACACTCAAGTTGGTTTAATCAAAGTCTAATCATTTTTCAGTTATACAcattcattgcaattttatacTGCATTCAGGTTGCCATCGGAAAGGCCTACTTTCCATCCTTCACAACTCCcccatggaaaaaagaaaaaaggtcttTCTATCTGAAGCTAGACATGAAAGGTCTGGATCCCAGAAACAAGCTGGCAAGTTGAAGCTTATACCATGTTCTTAGGTTTTTCCTTCCAATGGAGATTTCCTGTGCTCCAAGTATTCTTGTATTTGTTTACATACCTAtccatgggagaaaaaaattgaaaatacaatatgtcaggggtaggcaacctgcagcacgcgagctgattttcagtggcactcacactgcccgggtcctggccactagtccgggtggctctgcattttaatttaattttaaaagaagcttcttaaacattttaaccttatttactttacagacaatagtttagttatatattatagaaatatatagaaagagatcttctaaaaacattacaatgtatgactggcacacaaaaccttaaattagagtgaataaatgaaggctcagcacaccatttctgaaaggttgtcaaccCCTGCAGTAGGTTTTCAAACTCATATggtgtaaaacacacacacagagaaagggtTCTCTGCAAATAGCTCTATACATGCTACATTCAATATGCAGCACTCCAAACGCAGAGCCAAACTGTTCCTCTAAACATTCTATCTGGTGGGTAAATATTACCTTCTTGGTTGAATGGAAACATACTTCAGTAACTATATGGCCTGCAGCAGTATGAGGCCTACAATAAAATTGGAAAAGTGCTCTGGGCAAAGGGAGAAATGAGGCGGATTAAGAAATATTGAAGAGTTTCTGACCTTTGTTCTGCCATTCCAAGCATTGCTTATAGCTCTGTCCAACCCAGTTCtgtggaatctttttttttttttttgcatatcaAGCCTCTATAGCCATTCATGTTTAGTATTTTTCTTTAGGTTTCTATCATTGCTACCCAAGTGCTGTTGTTTTAACCAATAGCCTCTATTGCCATAGTATTTCAGCACTCACAGTCTTCTTCCTCTCAGACACCCCTATTGTGACAGGAAAAtgctactatccccattttacagatgaggaatggaggcacagagaaataAGACCTGGCCTACACTTAACAATTAATTTGACATAGCTACGTCGCTCAGGGTTGTGAAGAGAAACTGCCCTGAGTGCCACTGTTAGGGTGACCTAATCCCTGCTGTAGGTGCAGTAATGCCTCTCAGAGAAGTGGATGAACTGCATTGATAGGAACGACCCTTCCGTTGACGTAGGAACGGTCTATACCAGTGGAGGGCAACCTACGGCCTGtgagggtaatctgctggtgggctgtgagatagtttgtttacatttaatatctgcaggcacagctcccagcggctgctgtttgccattcccagccaatgggagctgcaggaagcggcgcaggtTGCCCAGGGCCGCACAAGAGCGGGCGGTACAAATAGGGcaaatttgccccaggtcccagaCCCCACAGTGGCCCCACGAGCCTTGGCCTGGTGGCGGTCCGGGTcgtcagcagcatttcagtggcggggggcccttcagtgctgccgaagatgcggaGCAACTAAAGGGCCCCCCatcaccgaaatgccgccgaagacctggaccaccaccGGGTGAGTACGAGCACCACAGGTCCCCTGCTTTGCCCTAGGCCTCTGGAATCCTCTGGGGGGCCCTGAGGTTGTCGACCACTGGCCCACtcctgtggcacagctgcattgccATAGCTGTGCCGTAGCagcatagacatgccctaaaGGATTTACTC includes the following:
- the CCNJL gene encoding cyclin-J-like protein, whose amino-acid sequence is MGRMRMEEQWWKGELAADIHQTLRMKELKLPVYKAHSPQIGMRRYFTDLLTVLSSRCNLCPTARHLAIYLLDLFMDHYDITVKQLHVISIACLLLASKFEEKEDRVPKLEQLNNLAYMCNVNVVLNKKDLLKMELLLLENFNWNLCLPTPAHYIDYYLFASVGEKDLHNGWPITSLTKVKAFLEKYAYYFLDFSVQDYAFLNFRPSLIAAACVCASRICMQISPSWTTQLQLLTCYSWEHLAQCIEMMLIYYEKDVKEASKVKKQITLQQQVVGSVNHQTTTQVLFQQSSYHPLAQHSTALSQFQSPVQDLCSAYRDSLQAHRPSSLLSGSASTSLHSYSALQASLQPSVQTLPIQGPITMQVAIATEPRHCISMAYGSSYFSGHHTYTPRCFDR